Part of the Musa acuminata AAA Group cultivar baxijiao chromosome BXJ3-10, Cavendish_Baxijiao_AAA, whole genome shotgun sequence genome, AGCTTGGTTTCAGGCATTGTATTTCCTATATTCTGAAACTTGAGGACTTGCATAATTATCTGTGGATTTGCATAAATGGACCAGTAGAAGTATAAACGGGGAATAGTTAGGTGTTCTCGATGTATTTTAACTAGTACGAATGAGGAGTTAGCATCCCATTAATCTTTTTatacttaataaaaaaaaaagatgctcTAATTTCTAGTTTGTCGATATTGTGTTTTGACCTGCTTCATTGCAGAGgtattttattttgaaagtaaaaGATTTTGATCACCTTGTTTTATCATGTTCGTTCATTGAAGTCATATTGTAACTCTATGTATTCTGTATATGATCTCTGAACTTAATTAAACAGCCTCTAGGGGGCATAATTAAGTTATTGATTCGCTATGGCTACATCTGAAATATCTCAACTGAAACTGTATGTTATCTCATCTATATTTTGTACTCACTGCATTCTTATTTGTGCCACTATCAGCAATTGCAGCAAAAAGAAATAGGTACCAGAGGCAGAAGCTGATGCTTGTCGAGATGGAAGCACCAAATTCTAATGGTTTTCCAAGCACCTCGAATGCTCGTTAGCAATCTCTTAAACGAAGACGGAAAACTTATAACTTAATTCTTTGAATACCAGAGTCAGATGGCTTTTAAACTTATCCGATCATATGATCCGGTCACACACAGAGTTTACTGGCCCAAGGTGACTATACCAGGAGTCTGCAACTGATGCAAGCCATGATCGTGTTCTGTTTATCATAGTGCAAGGTGGTGAGTGTTGTAAGAAAAGTTTGCATGTTTGTGCGGTGAAGTGTGTACATTAATAGGATGTAGTAAGGCATGATGGTTGGTGCAAACCACACAATTTTGTTAATGCCTTGCGTGAATTCATGTACAATATCGAAGCAAGTCGGGTGTTTTGCTTGTCTCAAGTAGGTCTCGGGGGTAAACGTTTGACATCGACGTCAGCTAAAAACCAATTGCAGCTGGGTTCAGAAATGTTTGTCATATTACAGTAGACCGGCGGTTGATTTGTTGGTGAAGCAAATGACTAATGTGCTTTCCTacacaaataataaatgatcatCGGTCGAAGTTAAcgcattatttttgttaattatatATACTTCCATGAGATAGATTATGATACTTTCATCTCCTTAGTAATTGTtagggaaaaaaaatattattaatgtcCTCATCAacataacatagtctcgaagagtcATCCGAAGCAGAGCTGTGCTCTTCAGACTTATTACCTACATAAAGATTGAAATCATTTTAATGAGATCGGTGACACTTTGGTGCTACGATTACCATAAAATCGAACCCAAACAAATCCAaacgttttcttttccttttcggtTTTCCGGCAAGCGGTGCGTGGTAAAATTGTGATGAGCGAGGAAGGAGGGAGAGAAACGTGGGTTTCACGTGCCTACGACGGGTGATCGCCTGTTGATGCGCGAGGGTGTTATAGTCATTATGGAGTCATCATCCCTTGAAGCCCTAGATTTCCACTGCTTCCTATATATACCCTAATTTTCGTCGTTGGCCGAATCCCTCTTCCGAAACCCTATAGCCTCTCGATCGCCGCAGCCGGCTACGATGAAGTACAACCCTCGTGTGTCGAGCTCCCGGAGGAAGTGCCGGAAGGCGCACTTCACGGCTCCATCGAGCGTCCGGCGAGTGCTGATGAGCGCGCCGCTGTCGGCCGACCTGCGGAACAAGTACAACGTGCGGTCGGTTCCGGTGCGCAAAGACGACGAGGTACAGGTGGTGCGCGGTACCTTCAAGGGCCGCGAGGGCAAGGTCGTGCAGGTCTACCGTCGGAAGTGGGTCATCCACGTCGAGCGCATCGCCCGCGAGAAGGTGAACGGCTCCACCGTCAACGTCGGCATCAACCCCTCCAAGGTCGTCATCACGAAGCTTAAGCTCGACAAGGACCGCAAGGCCCTTCTGGATCGCAAGGCCCGCGGCCGTGCAGCGGACAAGGCCAAGGGTAAGTTCTCAGCGGACGaggttgccgccgccgccgctggtgCGCCCTCTCTCCAGGAAATCGATTGATTTCATCTATCCGATTTCTTCTGCCTTCGTTATGCGGTTGCGCTTGTTTTCTTGATCTTTAGGACTGGAGTTTTAGATCTCGAAGTAAAGCATTGAAGTCTGTCTTATTTCTCTTATATGTTGGATGAAAACACTGTTTTTGTTAGTACATTTGAAACTACATTTATGAATTCAGTGCATATGTTTTGTTtcgcttctttcttctttctgctTTGCCCATTTAATAGTTCTAGGAAGACATTTTATAGTCACCACATGCTCAGTAGATCCTATCGATATTTGATAGGCAGATGCACTCAATTGTTGATGACTGTATTTATTGTCTAGATTGAATGGTTTATGCATACATGATTACATGGTTATTGGTGTAAAAGTTGTATCCACCCAAGTGTTGTAGCCTCTATTCGGAAGTCCTTTCTACCTCAAACAAGAGGCCAAACCGATGCGAGAAATAGTTGTGAGATATAGCTATGGTGATGGCCCTTGCAAAGATGCAACTTGGGTCATTGTAAGTGATGGTTGCTCGTGGTTAGACATCATTTGTTGTTATTGATTCCCCTGAGATTGATCATCCCCTTTAATGCACTGATTGGCATCTGAGTTGCTACAAGATTGCAAATTAGAGGGCTGCGTTTTGTTTTTGTGAGGTTTACTACTATGGCACATTACAAGTGCCATGAACAAATCTTGTGCTCCACTTCTTCTTTGGGGTTGTCATTCTTCTGACTTTGGTTTCAAGTGTTGTTTAGCTTCGCTTGAGACTAACCTGATATCTAGGCAGCATGGATTGACTATGACAGTCCGGCAAATTATGGAGCTGC contains:
- the LOC135651770 gene encoding large ribosomal subunit protein uL24y-like → MKYNPRVSSSRRKCRKAHFTAPSSVRRVLMSAPLSADLRNKYNVRSVPVRKDDEVQVVRGTFKGREGKVVQVYRRKWVIHVERIAREKVNGSTVNVGINPSKVVITKLKLDKDRKALLDRKARGRAADKAKGKFSADEVAAAAAGAPSLQEID